The sequence ATGCGCTACCCACAACCCTTAAAAAACATTTCCGATTTTATCCAGGTATTAGAAAAGAACAGAGCGACTCATTTTGGCACCTTCACCATCAATAACCTAGAGCTGGTGTATAATGACTGGTATCAACGGCAAGAAAACGTAAAGGTTCTCCAACAATTCCCGCTTCGCACAAACCCTTGATCAACAATCACTTAATACAAAATACCCTGATCACGGTATTTCGGATATGCATTAGTCTTCGTACCTTGCTCTCAGTATTGTAAGTGAATAAAAAGAAACTACTACTCCTTTTAACAGTGTTTTGTTTTGCTAAACTCACTTCGCCATGCCCAATTTACGAGCTTTCAGCCTGGTTACGTTTAACCTCTATAATCTCAACCTACCGGGGCATTCCATGTATCGCGATTATGACGGATGGAGCAGCGAACAGTATGAAAATAAAATTGTTTGGACTTCCTATATGCTCCACCTGCTACAGCCGGATATTTTTGGCTTTCAGGAACTTTGGCACGAGGATGCATTGACAGCTGCCTTCGAGCGAGCAGGTCTGTTGGAAGCATACGACATCCTCACTCCTCCCCATCACGATGGCAATAAAATCATCTGTGCCGGAGCGGTCAAAAAAGGGCTGCTAGAAGAAACACCGGAATGGATAGAGACCTTCCCCGAAAAGTTTATTTTGGAAAGTGCGGGGGATGATCCCCAAACCCCTGATATTTCGGTAAAAATCAGCAGCTTTTCCCGACCGGTACTTCATTTTAGGATAAAACCCAGGGAAGACCGCGATGCCGTCTCAGTGTTTGTTGCCCATCTAAAGTCCAAGGCACCCACGGCCATTTACAGAGAAGGGTGGTATAGGGATGAATATGATTATTATAAAAAACATTCTGAAACGCTCGGATATACCCTTTCTACCATTAGGAGATCCGCAGAAGCAGCGGCCCTGCGAATGATCCTCCTGGACAAACTTAAGGATACCGATCAGTCTGTGATCATTCTAGGCGATCTCAATAATTCCCAACTCAGCGATACATTGAACATCATGACGGGCCAACCGCGCTATCTCCATGGACTCTATGCAGGAGGCGGGGATGTGGATCTTTACACGGTGGCTACCCTTCAGGAATACCGGAGTCTCCGAGACGTTTATTATACCCATATCTATCAAAATATCCGGGAATCCCTTGACCATATTTTGGTTTCCCAAGAATTTTATGACAACTCCCGAAAGCGGATTTGGGCCTTTGATGGTATGGAAATTTATAATGACCACTTGGCAGATGAAGACCATAAAAATACCGGTACAAACGACCACGGCATCGTCAAAGCGACTTTTAAATATGCTCCTGCCTAAGTTTGATTGGAGATGTAATTGATTAGTGTCAAAAGGGTTAGGCAATGGTTTTCTTGGTTATGGCAAGAGTCGTGATCATTTATGAAAAATTCTTCTTGTACCCTTTCTTCTTCCACTAAAAACCGCACCAAACCTCCCCGCTATGCCGGGAAGCATGTCCTGCATTTTAAGTACTAAAAAAGCCCTCCCAGAAATACATCCGGGAAGGCCTCTCATCAGTTAATTTTCAATTGTTTATTCTTCGCCATGTGGTTTGCCAATCGAGGCAAGGATACCTCCGTCTACGTATACAATTTGTCCATTAACGAAGTTACTGGCTTGGCTGGCCAAGAAGACCATCGTACCCTGCAAGTCCTCTGGGTCTCCCCATCTGCCTGCAGGCGTTCTGTTGATGATAAAGTCATTGAACGGATGGCCGTCCACACGGATGGGAGCGGTTTGCTCCGTGGCAAAGTAGCCCGGACCAATGCCGTTTACCTGGATATTGTATTTTGCCCATTCCGTGGCCAAGTTTCTGGTCAGCATTTTCAGGCCACCTTTGGCCGCTGCGTATCCAGAAACGGTATTACGACCGAGTTCACTCATCATGGAACAGATATTGATGATCTTGCCACCACCTTTTTCCTTCATGCCTTTGGCTACGCGCTTGGACATCAAGAAAGGGGAAACAAGGTCCATATTCACTACCTTGGCAAAATCTGCCACTTCCATTTCCATGGCAGGAGTTCGCTGGATCATGCCGGCGTTATTGACCAGAATATCCACCGTGCCGAATTTGCCTTCTATTTCAGATAGCTTCTCATCGACTTCCTTTTCATTGGTGACATCAAAAAGATAACCGTGTGCTTCGATGCCATCGGCAGCATATTCTTCCAATGCTTTCTCCATCTTGGCCGGAGTATGTCCATTTACAATCAGGGTGGCGCCGCTTTTGGCAAGGGCCTTCGCCATGGCCATTCCTAGGCCATGAGTGGCGCCCGTCACTAGCGCTACTTTTCCTGAT comes from Echinicola vietnamensis DSM 17526 and encodes:
- a CDS encoding endonuclease/exonuclease/phosphatase family protein; this encodes MPNLRAFSLVTFNLYNLNLPGHSMYRDYDGWSSEQYENKIVWTSYMLHLLQPDIFGFQELWHEDALTAAFERAGLLEAYDILTPPHHDGNKIICAGAVKKGLLEETPEWIETFPEKFILESAGDDPQTPDISVKISSFSRPVLHFRIKPREDRDAVSVFVAHLKSKAPTAIYREGWYRDEYDYYKKHSETLGYTLSTIRRSAEAAALRMILLDKLKDTDQSVIILGDLNNSQLSDTLNIMTGQPRYLHGLYAGGGDVDLYTVATLQEYRSLRDVYYTHIYQNIRESLDHILVSQEFYDNSRKRIWAFDGMEIYNDHLADEDHKNTGTNDHGIVKATFKYAPA
- a CDS encoding gluconate 5-dehydrogenase, translating into MKELFDLSGKVALVTGATHGLGMAMAKALAKSGATLIVNGHTPAKMEKALEEYAADGIEAHGYLFDVTNEKEVDEKLSEIEGKFGTVDILVNNAGMIQRTPAMEMEVADFAKVVNMDLVSPFLMSKRVAKGMKEKGGGKIINICSMMSELGRNTVSGYAAAKGGLKMLTRNLATEWAKYNIQVNGIGPGYFATEQTAPIRVDGHPFNDFIINRTPAGRWGDPEDLQGTMVFLASQASNFVNGQIVYVDGGILASIGKPHGEE